The Bacteroidota bacterium genome has a window encoding:
- a CDS encoding SDR family oxidoreductase encodes MKRVLITGAAGFLGSHLCDRFLKEGYFVIGMDNLITGDLKNIEHLFKEKNFEFYHHDVSKFVFVPGQLDYILHFASPASPIDYLKIPIQTLKVGSLGTHNLLGLARVKNARILVASTSEVYGDPLVHPQHEDYWGHVNPIGPRGVYDEAKRFQEAITMAYHTFHGVETRIVRIFNTYGPRMRLNDGRVLPAFIGQALRGEDLTIFGDGSQTRSFCYVDDLVEGIYRLLLSDYHLPVNIGNPDEITIRDFAEEIIRLTGTNQKVVNHPLPQDDPKQRQPDITRAREVLGWEPGIDRSEGLRRTYEYFRGLSPEELRNSAHRFA; translated from the coding sequence ATGAAACGCGTACTCATCACCGGCGCGGCCGGTTTTCTCGGTTCACATCTGTGTGACCGTTTTTTGAAAGAAGGATACTTCGTGATCGGGATGGACAACCTGATCACCGGCGACCTGAAGAACATCGAGCATCTGTTCAAGGAAAAGAACTTCGAGTTCTACCACCACGATGTTTCAAAATTCGTCTTCGTCCCCGGTCAGCTCGATTACATCCTGCACTTCGCCTCACCGGCCAGTCCGATCGACTACCTCAAGATCCCGATCCAAACGCTGAAAGTCGGTTCGCTGGGTACGCACAACCTCCTCGGACTCGCACGGGTGAAGAATGCCCGTATCCTGGTAGCCTCCACATCGGAAGTGTATGGCGATCCACTCGTCCATCCGCAACACGAAGATTACTGGGGACACGTCAACCCGATCGGTCCGCGAGGCGTCTACGACGAAGCGAAGCGCTTTCAGGAAGCGATCACGATGGCGTACCATACCTTTCACGGAGTCGAGACGCGCATCGTTCGCATCTTCAATACCTATGGCCCGCGCATGCGCCTGAACGACGGGCGTGTACTCCCCGCTTTCATCGGACAAGCCTTACGGGGTGAAGATCTGACGATCTTCGGCGATGGCAGCCAGACCCGTTCGTTCTGCTATGTGGACGATCTGGTCGAAGGCATTTATCGTTTACTACTCAGCGACTATCACCTCCCGGTCAACATCGGAAACCCCGACGAGATCACAATCCGCGACTTCGCCGAAGAGATCATCCGCCTTACCGGAACCAATCAGAAGGTAGTCAATCACCCGCTTCCACAGGACGATCCCAAACAACGTCAACCGGACATCACCCGTGCCCGGGAAGTGCTCGGATGGGAGCCCGGGATCGACCGTTCTGAAGGCCTGCGCCGGACTTATGAGTACTTCCGCGGGCTGAGTCCGGAAGAACTCCGGAATAGCGCCCACAGGTTCGCTTGA
- a CDS encoding N-acetyltransferase, producing the protein MDKNYFAHATAVVDDKAVIGTGTKIWHFSHIMDGATIGENCNIGQNVVISPDVTLGKNVKVQNNVSIYTGVTCADDVFLGPSMVFTNVNNPRSAITRRNQFLKTHVGTGATIGANATVVCGHNIGEFAFIGAGAVVTKDVPAYALVVGNPARQLGWMSEYGHRLKFDANGIAVCPESKQEYKLEGNKVRRIK; encoded by the coding sequence ATGGATAAGAACTACTTCGCTCACGCGACTGCGGTGGTCGACGACAAAGCGGTAATTGGCACCGGAACGAAGATCTGGCACTTTTCGCACATCATGGATGGAGCCACAATAGGCGAGAACTGCAACATCGGACAGAACGTGGTGATCTCACCCGACGTCACGCTCGGAAAGAATGTCAAGGTTCAGAACAACGTATCAATCTATACCGGCGTGACCTGTGCCGACGATGTATTCCTTGGCCCATCCATGGTCTTCACAAACGTCAACAATCCGCGCAGCGCCATCACGCGCCGAAACCAATTCCTCAAAACGCATGTGGGTACAGGCGCGACCATTGGGGCCAATGCGACGGTCGTGTGCGGACACAACATCGGTGAGTTCGCGTTCATCGGTGCGGGAGCCGTGGTAACGAAGGATGTTCCTGCCTACGCGCTGGTAGTCGGCAACCCCGCCCGGCAACTGGGCTGGATGAGTGAATACGGTCATCGCCTGAAGTTCGATGCCAACGGCATTGCCGTTTGTCCCGAAAGCAAACAGGAATATAAATTGGAAGGCAATAAGGTTCGTCGCATCAAGTGA
- a CDS encoding Gfo/Idh/MocA family oxidoreductase: MIDSNKRVRFGVVGAGHIGKRHAEMIRRNGESELVAMCDVRPQSEVQLDPSIPLYPSLEAMLEAHPDLDVINVCTPNGLHGEHTLKALEARKHVVIEKPMALTVAECEKIIFKALQVSRQVFCVMQNRYSPPSVWIKELVEAGTLGRIFMVQLNCYWNRDNRYYTGKNWKGTPDLDGGTLFTQFSHFIDIMYWLFGDITEIQARFDDFTHENLTAFEDSGLVNFRFVNGGMGSINYSTAVWDKNLESSITIIGEKGSVKIGGQYMNEVERCHIDGYTMPELPPASPANDYGAYKGSAANHHFVIENVIDTLKGRTSATTNALEGLKVVDIIERIYALRKLPKLNR, translated from the coding sequence ATCATCGATTCAAACAAACGCGTCCGCTTCGGAGTAGTCGGTGCCGGCCACATCGGAAAACGGCATGCGGAAATGATCCGCAGGAACGGCGAATCCGAACTTGTCGCCATGTGCGACGTTCGACCACAGTCGGAGGTTCAGCTGGATCCTTCCATCCCGCTCTACCCCTCGCTCGAGGCCATGCTCGAAGCCCATCCGGATCTGGATGTCATCAATGTATGTACCCCGAACGGTCTTCACGGCGAACACACGCTGAAAGCGCTCGAAGCGCGCAAGCATGTCGTTATTGAGAAACCGATGGCGCTCACGGTAGCTGAATGTGAGAAGATCATCTTCAAAGCACTGCAGGTTTCCCGGCAAGTGTTCTGCGTCATGCAGAATCGCTATTCCCCTCCCTCTGTCTGGATCAAGGAACTGGTTGAGGCGGGCACGCTCGGTCGCATCTTCATGGTACAATTGAATTGTTACTGGAACCGCGACAACCGCTACTACACCGGAAAGAACTGGAAAGGAACACCCGACCTTGACGGCGGGACGCTCTTTACCCAGTTTTCACATTTCATCGACATCATGTACTGGCTGTTCGGCGATATCACGGAGATCCAGGCACGATTCGACGATTTCACGCACGAGAACCTCACCGCCTTTGAAGATTCCGGTCTGGTGAACTTCCGTTTCGTCAACGGCGGCATGGGCAGCATCAACTACTCGACCGCGGTTTGGGACAAAAACCTTGAATCGAGCATTACCATCATCGGCGAAAAAGGCAGCGTCAAGATCGGTGGACAATACATGAATGAAGTGGAGCGTTGTCATATCGACGGTTACACCATGCCGGAATTACCACCGGCAAGCCCCGCCAATGATTACGGAGCCTATAAGGGTTCTGCCGCCAATCACCACTTCGTCATCGAAAACGTTATCGACACCTTGAAAGGCCGCACGAGCGCCACGACCAACGCACTGGAAGGCCTGAAAGTGGTCGACATCATCGAGCGCATTTACGCTTTGCGCAAACTACCAAAACTCAATCGCTAA
- a CDS encoding nucleotide sugar dehydrogenase → MVQELLKKEKKLAILGLGYVGLPIALEFAKKIKVIGFDINEARLDKMRNSIDPSGELDTEAFNGCDIEFTSSIDKLREASFFIVTVPTPIDEHNLPDLKPLLGATRFIGKVLKKGDFVVYESTVYPGCTEEDCLPILEDESGLKVNADFKLGYSPERINPGDKEHTITRILKVVSGSDKEALDTIASVYEIIVKAGVFRASSIKVAEAAKIIENTQRDVNIALMNELSIIFNKMGINTYDVLQAAGTKWNFIRMQPGLVGGHCIGVDPYYLTYKAQELGYHAQVINSGRYVNDSMGFYVAKQTVKKIIAAGKDVSKARALVMGATFKENVDDIRNSKVADVVKELQSYGVQTDVVDPRADSNELQHEYGFGLLEKPGTGYDAVIVAVNHSEYQQLDEAYFRSLLQPDGLVVDIKGMYKGKIQSINYWSL, encoded by the coding sequence ATGGTTCAGGAATTACTCAAGAAAGAAAAAAAACTTGCCATTCTGGGACTCGGCTATGTCGGGCTCCCGATCGCGCTGGAGTTCGCCAAAAAGATCAAGGTCATCGGCTTCGACATCAACGAAGCCCGGTTGGATAAGATGCGCAATAGCATTGACCCGAGCGGCGAACTGGACACGGAAGCTTTCAACGGATGTGATATAGAATTCACCTCATCCATCGATAAACTCCGCGAGGCAAGTTTTTTCATCGTAACGGTACCAACGCCGATTGATGAGCACAACCTGCCCGACCTGAAACCACTTCTGGGAGCCACACGCTTTATCGGCAAAGTGCTCAAGAAAGGTGATTTCGTGGTGTATGAATCCACCGTCTATCCCGGATGCACCGAAGAGGATTGCCTGCCGATTCTTGAGGATGAATCAGGCCTGAAGGTCAACGCTGATTTCAAATTGGGATACTCTCCGGAACGTATCAATCCGGGCGACAAGGAACATACGATCACCAGGATCCTCAAAGTGGTTTCGGGATCCGACAAGGAAGCGCTCGATACGATCGCCTCCGTTTATGAGATCATCGTAAAGGCCGGAGTATTTCGGGCATCCTCCATCAAGGTCGCAGAAGCCGCCAAGATCATCGAGAACACGCAACGCGACGTGAACATCGCGCTGATGAACGAATTGTCCATCATCTTCAACAAGATGGGCATCAATACCTACGACGTACTTCAAGCCGCCGGGACCAAGTGGAATTTCATCCGCATGCAACCCGGACTCGTCGGCGGTCATTGCATCGGCGTCGATCCCTACTACCTGACCTACAAAGCGCAGGAACTCGGCTACCACGCCCAGGTCATCAACAGCGGCCGCTACGTGAACGACAGCATGGGTTTCTATGTGGCAAAGCAAACGGTCAAGAAGATCATCGCCGCGGGGAAAGATGTCTCCAAGGCCCGCGCCCTGGTCATGGGCGCCACCTTCAAGGAAAACGTAGACGATATCCGTAACAGTAAAGTCGCCGATGTGGTCAAGGAACTCCAATCCTACGGGGTGCAGACCGATGTAGTCGACCCGCGTGCCGATTCGAATGAACTTCAACACGAATACGGATTTGGATTACTGGAGAAACCTGGCACTGGATACGACGCCGTGATCGTAGCCGTTAACCATTCCGAATACCAACAACTCGACGAAGCCTACTTCCGCAGCCTCTTGCAACCGGACGGCCTGGTCGTCGATATCAAAGGCATGTACAAAGGAAAGATCCAATCCATCAACTACTGGAGTCTCTGA
- the galE gene encoding UDP-glucose 4-epimerase GalE, which produces MNILVTGGTGYIGSHTAVELIQRGYNAILLDNLSNSREEVVHAIGEITGKKIDFFNIDLCDKKELDKFFSVYKIDAVIHFAAFKAVGESVEDPLRYYRNNLESLINLLEIYRDRGLDNFLFSSSCSVYGQASKLPVSEDAPLLKAESPYGNTKQIGEEILADTIRVSKFRGIALRYFNPAGAHPSALIGEYPLQAPNNLVPVITQTAIGKRPGMTVFGSDYDTPDGTCVRDYIHVVDIARAHIAAMERLIQRKNKVPFEIFNLGTGTGFTVLQTIQAFEKVTGKPLNYTLGPRRPGDVEKVWADTTLVSKELGWKAELGIEEIMRSAWAWELRLQEESKKQLA; this is translated from the coding sequence ATGAACATCCTGGTTACAGGCGGAACCGGTTACATCGGCTCGCACACCGCGGTCGAATTGATCCAACGAGGGTACAATGCCATCCTACTCGACAACCTCAGCAATTCCCGCGAAGAGGTGGTGCACGCCATTGGAGAAATTACAGGAAAAAAAATCGATTTCTTTAACATCGACCTCTGCGACAAAAAGGAACTCGACAAGTTCTTTTCGGTTTATAAGATCGATGCGGTGATCCACTTTGCCGCCTTCAAAGCGGTAGGCGAATCCGTCGAAGATCCGCTGCGGTACTACCGCAACAACCTGGAATCGCTGATCAATCTGCTGGAGATCTACCGCGATCGCGGACTTGATAATTTCCTCTTCTCGTCTTCCTGTTCCGTGTACGGTCAGGCATCCAAGCTGCCTGTTTCTGAAGATGCCCCCCTGCTGAAAGCGGAATCACCTTACGGCAACACTAAACAAATCGGAGAAGAGATCTTGGCCGACACGATACGGGTCAGCAAATTCCGTGGCATCGCCCTCCGCTATTTCAATCCCGCGGGTGCCCACCCCAGCGCATTGATTGGTGAATATCCGCTTCAGGCACCGAACAATCTGGTGCCCGTCATTACTCAGACCGCAATCGGTAAACGACCCGGCATGACCGTTTTCGGAAGCGACTACGATACTCCGGATGGCACCTGCGTCCGGGATTATATACATGTGGTGGATATCGCCCGTGCGCATATCGCCGCTATGGAACGTCTCATCCAGCGCAAGAATAAAGTACCGTTTGAGATCTTCAACCTGGGCACAGGAACCGGATTTACCGTTCTGCAAACCATCCAGGCCTTCGAAAAAGTGACCGGGAAACCACTCAACTACACCCTGGGGCCGCGTCGCCCTGGCGATGTGGAGAAAGTCTGGGCCGACACGACGCTTGTTAGCAAAGAACTTGGCTGGAAAGCGGAGCTCGGCATCGAAGAGATCATGCGTTCCGCCTGGGCGTGGGAGCTTCGTTTGCAGGAAGAGTCAAAAAAACAATTGGCATGA
- a CDS encoding SDR family oxidoreductase, with product MYSSPFHPGSLRDTSFLVTGGSGFIGSNIVHYLVRHQAGKIRILDNLLTSSIANLEPYLNLPNVEFIEGDIRDLDTCHKACKGIDLVTHQAALGSVPRSVRDPLATHAINATGFLNMLIAARDAGVKRFVYASSSSVYGDHPVLPKREDETGNPLSPYAVSKKTNELYARVFAETYGMQIMGLRYFNVFGPNQSPDGPYAAVIPLFMKAALDKTAPNIDGDGEQTRDFTFVENAVQANIRALFTPDPEANNRVYNVAIGERITVNELYDIIAELTGSEVRPTYRERRAGDIRDSLADISLAKKHLGYQPTVRIREGLQQTLAWFRQTVGQ from the coding sequence ATGTATTCATCTCCTTTCCATCCCGGTTCGTTGCGCGATACCAGCTTTCTGGTCACCGGAGGCTCCGGCTTTATCGGTTCGAATATCGTCCATTACCTGGTTCGACATCAGGCGGGAAAGATCCGCATCCTCGACAACCTGCTGACGAGTTCCATAGCCAACCTTGAACCCTATCTGAATCTTCCCAACGTGGAATTCATCGAAGGCGACATCCGGGATCTCGATACCTGCCACAAAGCCTGCAAGGGAATCGACCTGGTCACACACCAGGCTGCCCTCGGTTCCGTCCCTCGTTCCGTCCGGGATCCGCTGGCCACCCATGCGATCAATGCAACCGGATTCCTCAACATGCTCATAGCCGCGCGTGACGCCGGCGTGAAACGCTTCGTTTATGCCAGCAGCAGTTCCGTGTACGGTGATCATCCGGTCTTACCAAAGCGGGAAGATGAAACGGGAAATCCGTTATCACCTTATGCTGTCAGCAAGAAGACGAACGAGCTCTATGCCCGGGTCTTCGCCGAAACCTACGGTATGCAGATCATGGGGCTGCGCTACTTCAACGTCTTTGGCCCTAACCAGAGCCCCGACGGTCCCTACGCGGCGGTCATCCCGCTTTTCATGAAAGCCGCCTTGGATAAGACCGCTCCGAACATCGACGGCGACGGGGAACAAACACGTGATTTCACCTTCGTGGAAAATGCCGTACAAGCTAACATCCGTGCGCTGTTCACCCCTGATCCGGAGGCCAATAACCGGGTGTACAATGTAGCGATCGGTGAACGCATTACGGTGAACGAACTATACGACATTATCGCGGAACTGACCGGCAGTGAAGTCCGTCCGACCTACCGGGAACGTCGCGCCGGCGATATTCGCGATTCGCTCGCAGACATTTCGCTCGCTAAAAAACACCTGGGATACCAACCCACCGTCCGGATCCGCGAAGGCCTTCAACAGACACTGGCCTGGTTCCGTCAAACCGTCGGACAATGA
- a CDS encoding capsular biosynthesis protein: protein MGTDIHSHLIPGIDDGVQNLEESISMIRQLRELGFKKLVTTPHIMSDYFRNTPETILGGLETVRSAIVQEGIDLTIDAAAEYYLDEVFVQRIEGNEPLLKFAGNYILFEVSYVNPPDNLHRIAFELKIRGYSPILAHPERYPYWYNRLTEFEKLKEAGLLFQLNANSLAGYYGPGAKRIGEWMIDQNMIDFIGTDLHGERHLEALRRVVRERYFWKLASNGVKNSLL from the coding sequence ATCGGAACCGATATCCATTCCCACCTCATTCCCGGAATCGACGATGGTGTCCAGAACCTCGAAGAGTCCATCTCCATGATCCGACAATTGCGGGAATTGGGGTTTAAAAAGTTGGTCACCACCCCGCACATCATGAGTGATTATTTCCGGAACACACCGGAAACGATCCTGGGTGGTCTCGAAACCGTACGATCCGCCATTGTGCAGGAAGGCATCGACCTCACCATCGACGCCGCTGCGGAATACTATCTCGATGAAGTCTTCGTCCAACGCATCGAAGGCAATGAGCCGCTGCTGAAGTTCGCGGGCAACTACATCCTCTTTGAAGTATCTTATGTCAATCCGCCGGATAATCTCCACCGGATCGCTTTTGAACTGAAGATTCGCGGGTATTCACCCATTCTCGCCCACCCTGAACGTTATCCCTACTGGTACAATCGCCTGACCGAATTCGAGAAACTGAAAGAAGCCGGACTCCTGTTCCAACTCAACGCGAACTCATTGGCGGGATACTATGGCCCAGGGGCTAAAAGAATTGGCGAATGGATGATCGATCAGAACATGATTGACTTCATCGGCACTGACCTCCACGGAGAACGACACCTGGAAGCGCTCCGACGAGTTGTTCGGGAACGTTACTTCTGGAAACTGGCTTCGAACGGCGTAAAGAACAGCTTGCTCTAA
- a CDS encoding DUF4136 domain-containing protein: MPAIFFSLVLALFTSCRKEPATDQLAETFTVLTNRDPGADFSSYSTFFLSDTITYINDNPYDSILTGPGAGNLASSVRNELISRGFSSVPLDSSPDLAVQLTIIENTDYYSAVYPVGYWWGAPGYFDPFYYGYNYPYTYGYYVQNYSVSSGAVICELIDLKNANQQQALRIIWEATLLGAFEGSENYNINRSIAGFQQAFRQSPYLKK, translated from the coding sequence TTGCCGGCGATCTTCTTTTCGCTGGTACTAGCACTTTTTACCTCCTGCAGAAAAGAACCAGCGACTGATCAACTGGCAGAGACCTTTACGGTCCTCACGAACCGGGATCCGGGCGCGGATTTCAGTTCCTATTCAACTTTCTTCCTTTCGGATACGATCACGTATATCAACGACAATCCGTACGACAGCATCCTGACCGGACCGGGCGCCGGGAATCTGGCATCGAGTGTCAGAAACGAATTGATCAGCCGTGGATTTTCATCGGTGCCGCTCGATTCCAGCCCTGACCTTGCTGTGCAATTGACGATCATCGAGAATACCGATTATTACTCCGCAGTTTACCCCGTAGGTTATTGGTGGGGTGCACCCGGTTACTTTGATCCTTTCTATTACGGTTACAATTATCCATACACGTACGGATACTATGTACAGAATTATTCCGTCAGCAGCGGGGCCGTGATCTGCGAACTGATCGATCTGAAAAACGCGAATCAGCAGCAAGCTTTGCGGATCATTTGGGAAGCGACACTGTTGGGCGCATTCGAGGGGAGCGAGAATTATAACATCAACCGCTCGATTGCCGGCTTCCAGCAGGCTTTTCGTCAATCACCCTATTTGAAGAAGTGA
- the carA gene encoding glutamine-hydrolyzing carbamoyl-phosphate synthase small subunit, whose protein sequence is MGYIERKPAVLLLEDGTVFYGHAAGAIGTTTGEICFNTGMTGYQEIFTDPSYFRQVLVATHVHIGNYGIHADEVESDGIKISGLVCRGFNVTPSRKSASESIQQYFDRQSVVAICDIDTRAVVRHIRNKGAMNCIISSSVLDLDALKEQLSGVPSMAGLELSSLVTTKKPYTLGNPSARRRIAVMDYGVKKNILRNLVERDSFLQVFPADTSFREIRSWNPDGILLSNGPGDPSVMPKQVAEIKLMLEDNAPIFGICLGHQLLAEACGISTFKMFNGHRGINHPVKNLITGRSEITSQNHGFSVNAEDVKAAKHLDITHVNLNDGTIEGIRVKDRVASSVQYHPEAAPGPHDSSYLFDDFIQCIDKAVVES, encoded by the coding sequence ATGGGATACATCGAAAGAAAACCGGCGGTACTGCTCCTTGAGGACGGTACCGTTTTTTATGGCCATGCTGCCGGGGCCATCGGAACCACCACTGGGGAAATTTGCTTTAACACCGGCATGACCGGGTACCAGGAGATCTTTACGGATCCATCCTATTTCCGACAGGTGCTCGTGGCCACGCATGTCCATATCGGCAACTACGGCATCCATGCGGACGAGGTGGAAAGTGACGGGATCAAGATCAGCGGGCTGGTCTGTCGTGGATTCAATGTTACGCCTTCCCGGAAGAGTGCGAGCGAGAGTATTCAGCAGTATTTCGACCGTCAATCCGTCGTAGCCATTTGTGATATCGATACCCGTGCAGTCGTCCGTCACATCCGCAATAAAGGAGCGATGAACTGTATCATCTCTTCCTCGGTGCTGGACCTTGACGCCTTGAAGGAGCAACTATCCGGGGTACCTTCCATGGCCGGCTTGGAATTGTCGAGTCTGGTGACGACCAAGAAGCCCTATACGTTGGGTAACCCTTCCGCACGTCGTCGCATTGCAGTCATGGATTACGGAGTAAAGAAGAATATCCTACGTAATCTTGTCGAGCGTGACAGTTTCCTGCAGGTATTTCCTGCCGATACCAGTTTCCGCGAGATCCGTTCGTGGAATCCCGATGGCATACTGCTATCCAACGGCCCTGGCGATCCTTCCGTGATGCCGAAACAGGTCGCCGAGATCAAGTTGATGTTGGAAGATAATGCCCCCATCTTCGGTATCTGTCTGGGCCACCAATTGCTGGCGGAGGCTTGCGGTATCTCTACCTTTAAGATGTTCAACGGGCACCGGGGTATCAACCATCCCGTCAAGAACCTGATCACCGGTCGTTCTGAAATCACGTCGCAGAATCACGGCTTCAGTGTGAATGCCGAAGACGTCAAAGCTGCCAAACACCTCGACATCACGCACGTCAATCTGAATGATGGGACGATCGAAGGGATCCGTGTGAAAGACCGCGTTGCGTCCAGTGTACAATATCACCCGGAAGCCGCGCCCGGACCTCACGACAGCTCTTATCTATTCGATGATTTTATCCAATGCATCGACAAGGCCGTGGTCGAGTCCTGA
- the rplQ gene encoding 50S ribosomal protein L17, with protein sequence MRHNRKINHLGRKSSHRHALMSNLAASLILHKRINTTLAKAKALRSYVEPIISRSKDDTTHSRRMVFRYLQNKSAVAELFREIAPRVAERAGGYTRIIKLENRPGDNAEVCMMELVDFNTLLGGKGKEAPAKKSKGTRRSGGAKKKATAEGDAPAAEEKKAPAKKAATRSRAKKSDDKKSEE encoded by the coding sequence ATGAGACATAACCGCAAGATCAACCACCTTGGACGGAAGAGCAGTCACCGCCATGCGTTGATGTCCAACCTCGCTGCGTCCCTGATCCTGCACAAGCGGATCAATACGACCCTGGCGAAGGCGAAGGCCCTTCGTTCCTATGTGGAACCGATCATCTCCCGTTCGAAAGACGACACCACCCATTCCCGTCGTATGGTGTTCCGTTATCTCCAGAACAAGTCGGCTGTCGCTGAACTGTTTCGCGAGATCGCTCCCCGCGTGGCTGAACGTGCAGGTGGTTATACCCGCATCATCAAACTGGAAAACCGTCCTGGCGATAATGCCGAAGTGTGCATGATGGAACTGGTGGATTTCAACACCCTCCTGGGTGGCAAAGGCAAGGAAGCACCTGCCAAGAAATCCAAAGGAACCCGTCGTAGCGGCGGTGCCAAGAAGAAGGCGACCGCGGAAGGAGATGCTCCTGCCGCTGAGGAAAAGAAGGCTCCGGCCAAGAAGGCGGCTACCCGCAGCCGCGCCAAGAAATCCGACGACAAGAAGTCTGAAGAATAA
- a CDS encoding DNA-directed RNA polymerase subunit alpha, with protein sequence MAILAFQKPDKVIMVNSDDRSGVFEFRPLEPGYGITVGNALRRILLSSLEGFAITSVKISGVDHEFSTIKGVVEDMTEIVLSLKQVRFKQQISGTDTERVTVTVSGKSQFTAGDISKFTTAFQVLNPELVICNMEPSVKLTIDIQIAKGRGYVPSEENKTNSAPIGTIFVDSIFTPIRNVKYAIENYRVEQKTDYEKLVMEIMTDGSIHPKEALKEAAEILIHHFMLFSDEKITLETKEKTPTEELDENTLHMRQLLNTKLVDLDLSVRALNCLKAADVETLGDLVSYNKADLLKFRNFGKKSLTELEELVRSKNLTFGMNVSKYLEKKEKKD encoded by the coding sequence ATGGCCATCCTCGCGTTTCAGAAACCGGACAAAGTGATCATGGTAAACTCGGACGACCGCTCCGGCGTGTTTGAGTTCCGCCCGCTTGAGCCGGGTTATGGAATTACCGTCGGCAACGCTCTTCGTCGCATCCTCCTTTCCTCGCTGGAAGGTTTCGCCATCACTTCGGTGAAGATCTCCGGTGTGGATCACGAGTTCTCGACGATCAAAGGTGTTGTCGAGGATATGACCGAGATCGTGCTCAGCCTGAAGCAGGTTCGCTTCAAGCAGCAGATCTCCGGAACCGACACCGAGCGTGTCACGGTTACCGTCAGTGGCAAGAGCCAGTTCACGGCAGGCGACATCAGCAAGTTCACCACGGCGTTCCAGGTGCTCAATCCGGAGCTGGTGATCTGCAACATGGAACCTTCGGTGAAACTCACCATCGACATCCAGATCGCCAAGGGGCGCGGTTATGTTCCTTCAGAGGAGAACAAGACCAACAGCGCTCCGATCGGGACCATCTTCGTCGATTCCATCTTCACGCCGATCCGAAACGTGAAGTATGCCATCGAGAACTATCGTGTCGAACAGAAGACCGACTACGAGAAACTCGTTATGGAGATCATGACCGATGGTTCGATCCATCCGAAAGAAGCCCTGAAGGAAGCGGCCGAGATCCTCATTCACCACTTCATGCTCTTCTCGGATGAGAAGATCACGCTGGAGACGAAGGAGAAGACCCCGACCGAAGAGCTCGACGAGAATACGCTTCACATGCGTCAGTTGCTGAACACCAAGCTGGTCGACCTCGACCTCTCGGTTCGCGCGCTGAACTGCCTGAAGGCAGCCGATGTAGAGACGCTGGGCGACCTGGTTTCCTACAACAAGGCCGACCTCCTCAAGTTCCGCAACTTCGGTAAGAAGTCGCTCACTGAACTGGAAGAGCTGGTCCGTTCCAAGAATCTCACCTTCGGCATGAATGTCTCGAAGTACCTCGAGAAGAAAGAGAAGAAAGACTAA
- the rpsD gene encoding 30S ribosomal protein S4, which translates to MARYTGPKSKVSRRFREPIFGPDKALERKNYAPGQHGQTKKRAKQSEYAVQLQEKQKVKFLYGILERQFAKIFDRASRRTGITGENLLQLMETRLDNVVYRLGIAPTRRAARQLVGHRHITVNGKVVNIASFNCKAGDVVAVREKSKALEAITGAVTGHVNKHSWLDWDKSTMSGKVLNLPARDQIPENIKEQLIVELYSK; encoded by the coding sequence ATGGCACGTTATACCGGACCCAAATCCAAAGTATCCCGTCGATTCCGCGAGCCGATCTTCGGCCCGGACAAGGCACTCGAACGCAAGAATTACGCTCCCGGCCAGCACGGCCAGACCAAGAAGCGTGCGAAGCAATCGGAATACGCAGTTCAGCTCCAGGAGAAGCAAAAGGTTAAATTCCTCTATGGCATCCTCGAGCGCCAGTTCGCGAAGATCTTCGATCGCGCATCCCGCCGTACGGGCATCACGGGTGAGAACCTGCTCCAGTTGATGGAGACCCGTCTTGACAACGTCGTATATCGCCTGGGTATCGCCCCGACCCGTCGGGCCGCTCGCCAGTTGGTCGGACACCGTCACATCACCGTCAACGGCAAGGTGGTTAACATCGCTTCGTTCAACTGCAAGGCCGGCGACGTCGTCGCGGTTCGCGAGAAGTCGAAGGCGCTGGAAGCCATTACCGGAGCTGTGACGGGTCACGTGAACAAGCATTCCTGGCTTGACTGGGACAAGTCGACGATGAGCGGCAAGGTGTTGAACCTGCCGGCACGCGACCAGATCCCGGAGAACATCAAGGAACAGCTCATCGTCGAATTGTACTCGAAGTAA